The genomic region CCGGGAATGTCGCGATCCAGGTGTCTTCGGGAGCAATCCAGGTTCGACCATACCCGATCGACGTGCCCTTCGTGACTTTTTTGAGAAACGAGACGCGCGTCAGGAGCGACATGCCGGGACGCAACGGAATCGTCTGGGGAGTCTCCTTCGAGGGATAAAATCCATAGATCATGATCCCCGGTCTGACCAAGTTGAACCACCCGTCCTGGTGGCCGAGCACCGCTCCCGAATTGGCACAATGCACGAGCGGAATTCTTCCGTGAATCCTCTTCTCGACTGAATCGACGGCCTTTTTGAAACCGGCAATCTGACGTTCGGTAAAAGTCGGCGTCGCGTCATCGCTCACCGGCAGATGCGTGAAGACCCCTTCCAGGACGAGGTTCGTCAGGTCGCCGGCGATGAATCCGGCGAGATCGGGCGCCTCTTCCGGCTGGCAGCCAATGCGTCCCATGCCCGTGTCGATCTTCAGATGCACGTTCGCCCGTTTGCGAAGCCGGCCGGCGGCTTCGTTCAAGGCTTTGAGGTTCGTCTTTTCGCAAACCGTGATCGTGAGACCGCTCTCGATCGCTGCGTCCATCTCCTCGGGGAAGCAGGGGCTCAGCTTGAGAATCGGCAATCTGATCCCCGCCCGCCTGAGTTGGATGCCCTCTGGAACCGTCGCGACGCCCAGCCAGTCGATGCCGATCTTCTGGGCCATCTTCGACACTTCGATCGCCCCATGGCCGTAGGCGTTCGCCTTGACGGCGATCATGATCTTGCGGTCCGGGCCCACGGCACGCCTGATGCCGTCCAGATTATAGCGGATGTTGTCGAGATGAACGCGCGCGTGCGTCTGATACAACATTTCAGGCTCCTTTGATGACCACCTTGTGGACGTATGAGGATGTGCTGAGCGCAAGAAGCGCTCCATACCCGGGATAGAAGGAAACCGTGCCGCCGACCTCGACGGCCTGCGCGGCCTCTTCGACATCGAGAAGAAGGTGATCGCTCGAACCGCCCAGGACGATGATCTTCGGATCGATCGGCGTGATGCCGTCCACAACGACGTCCTGTCGCCCCATGTTCAGGATCGCCCTGCGCCGGAGTCCGCGGTCAACGAACTCCTGTGAGCCGCCGAACGCGTCCTGCCCCCGGTCCCCGATCGGCACCGACGGTTTGCGCTCGACCTCGATCACCTCGCCGACGGCGATCATCGTATCCTGCCGCGTTCCTGGCCAAGGGGAACGGTCGATCACGTTCCTCCCGAGCACGATCGCCTCCCCGACGCGGAAATGGTTGACTCCATGCGGCATGCGGCCCGACGCCAGCAGCGGGAGACCGGAACTGTTGCCGCCGGAG from Candidatus Ozemobacteraceae bacterium harbors:
- the alr gene encoding alanine racemase yields the protein MLYQTHARVHLDNIRYNLDGIRRAVGPDRKIMIAVKANAYGHGAIEVSKMAQKIGIDWLGVATVPEGIQLRRAGIRLPILKLSPCFPEEMDAAIESGLTITVCEKTNLKALNEAAGRLRKRANVHLKIDTGMGRIGCQPEEAPDLAGFIAGDLTNLVLEGVFTHLPVSDDATPTFTERQIAGFKKAVDSVEKRIHGRIPLVHCANSGAVLGHQDGWFNLVRPGIMIYGFYPSKETPQTIPLRPGMSLLTRVSFLKKVTKGTSIGYGRTWIAPEDTWIATFPAGYADGVNRLWSNQGRVLIGGKSCPIVGRVCMDQSMANLGPRTHVQVGDDVVLIGSQGGEEITAQEWADKLGTITYEVTCRIDSRVERVFDPFE
- a CDS encoding alanine racemase; this translates as HKVIVMIDVGDLREGIWPDRAPEFVAKAKDLKGIDVIGLGCNLACYGGVIPSEQNMNLLLKTREECRRASGLELPVLSGGNSSGLPLLASGRMPHGVNHFRVGEAIVLGRNVIDRSPWPGTRQDTMIAVGEVIEVERKPSVPIGDRGQDAFGGSQEFVDRGLRRRAILNMGRQDVVVDGITPIDPKIIVLGGSSDHLLLDVEEAAQAVEVGGTVSFYPGYGALLALSTSSYVHKVVIKGA